From Oncorhynchus keta strain PuntledgeMale-10-30-2019 unplaced genomic scaffold, Oket_V2 Un_contig_16064_pilon_pilon, whole genome shotgun sequence, the proteins below share one genomic window:
- the LOC127919240 gene encoding loricrin-like, producing MWRLYTGYYGTESMWRLNTGYYGTESMWRLYTGGTSTESMWRLYTGGTGTESMWWLYTGGTGTESMWRLYTGYYGTESMWRLYTGYYGTESMWRLYTGGTSTESMWRLYTGGTGTESMWRLYTGGTGTESMWRLYTGGTGTESMWRLYTGGTGTESMWRLNTGYYGTESMWRLYTGGTSTESMWRLYTGGTGTESMWRLYTGGTGTESMWRLYTGGTGTESVWRLYTGGTSTESMWRLYTGCTSTESMWRLYTGGTSTESMWRLYTGVPVQSQCGGYIQGVLVQSQCGGYIQGVPVQSQCGG from the coding sequence atgtggaggctatatacagggtattacggtacagagtcaatgtggaggctaaatacagggtattacggtacagagtcaatgtggaggctatatacagggggtaccagtacagagtcaatgtggaggctatatacagggggtaccggtacagagtcaatgtggtggctatatacagggggtaccggtacagagtcaatgtggaggctatatacagggtattacggtacagagtcaatgtggagactatatacagggtattacggtacagagtcaatgtggaggctatatacagggggtaccagtacagagtcaatgtggaggctatatacagggggtaccggtacagagtcaatgtggaggctatatacagggggtaccggtacagagtcaatgtggaggctatatacagggggtaccggtacagagtcaatgtggaggctatatacagggggtactggtacagagtcaatgtggaggctaaatacagggtattacggtacagagtcaatgtggaggctatatacagggggtaccagtacagagtcaatgtggaggctatatacagggggtaccggtacagagtcaatgtggaggctatatacagggggtaccggtacagagtcaatgtggaggctatatacagggggtaccggtacagagtcagtgtggaggctatatacagggggtaccagtacagagtcaatgtggaggctatatacagggtgtaccagtacagagtcaatgtggaggctatatacagggggtaccagtacagagtcaatgtggaggctatatacaggggtaccagtacagagtcaatgtggaggctatatacagggggtactggtacagagtcaatgtggaggctatatacagggcgtaccagtacagagtcaatgtggaggctaa